In one window of Pseudomonas sp. IAC-BECa141 DNA:
- a CDS encoding amino acid adenylation domain-containing protein encodes MSAPKDMPLLARFAEHVRNNPQAPAVIDQSLTLTYAELASTSERIARGLLARGVEPGQSLALCMPRCWQWLAAILGALKVGAVVVPLDRASPRKRRELMLADAACVGLITLEEEPLWSPSLWQTGIETLLDQPDAPPQTLAEDFAEVMFLFYTSGTTGTPKAVEVGERGLLRLAHTDGYIEIYPTDRFACLSNPAFDACSFELWAPLLNGGCCVMIADEDVLDGRRLAEVLERTQVDNLFMTVSLFNTLIAEWPSCFSSVRQVLIGGEQISPAAVRGWYRTNPESRCRIFNVYGPTECTTFALCWPISRDFAGDSAPIGRPLPDTGVWVLDEQQRPVPAGEVGELYLSGSGVARGYRNRPEETARQFVRLPDLDGGAQVHYRSGDLVRCNAEGLIEYLGRVDRQVKIRGFRIEPGEVEQRMLEHPGVAQVYVCTRRLAAEDHQLLAFVVPRGNLDYHAFETHLRAQLAPYMRPHQLFLLERLPLTANGKIDRDGLLAQGLSPWHPVLTATDNESASPALDWLLSQARSLLGQPALSAQDDWLASGGDSLKAMRLRSAIRVRWQREIAIDTLLNEPFSSLAERLTGQITCDSIYPPAPPISSAKRLPATAEQRRLWLLQQRSPTSTAYSVPLILHLAAGVDVAALAEAVGRLVLRHPGLRTAFAPGTDGLDQVIAEQGPTCRTFAVGHFTEDNWQAFAEWVFAAPFELTTPNLFQSWLLPFADGSCRLLLNLHHIIVDGWSVNLLFDDLVQLYADILQGHDSPMPAARLTTLEFGQWQRQWSVHPHYRDQRRALAELHRRQEEPSPALMPMRKISPDARLHREPLGAIRSAALERFCTQQRLTRFEVLFSVFAWSLYALTGCERPRIASPVSNRPLVEFEDTVGMFANTVLIPTTVEHGFTLNEQLRKQTATVREVLALQDVALADLVEDLRLSSNPSLFDFMFVLENTDYAALADSNLRATLEFNEQLHAKCPLTLLMVGSGSQLQCWWEYQCGYFDAEQMRAVSALFRRGLDLLLESPAARLDDLLGPYRRSLPPASEGLKIALPFNTLADGFEHQVHCTPQAVALVQGPQHLSYSELNTLADALAATLVERHPLPTGNAPLHVVLFLDASVEHIVALLALAKLNLTAVPLDPAYPVAIQRQVLEQAQPHCVLFSDTTAAALDDLNAGRFVTHRVDLNANAGSFERPRHAGERPLYTLFTSGSTGTPKGVQVSERTLCNLLQWQRSEGQLPAKAVTLQFSMLSFDVSFQEIFSTLCGGGCYHLITPRWRQDAEALLDYMVEARIERLFLPYVALQHLAQTAVARGIYPSALREVITAGEQLLCTEALRDWFGGMPQASLFNHYGPTETHVVSALRLPPVARDWPLRAPIGHAVGNARLLLVDEHDRPVPMGSRGYLLVAGPMVARCYLADPALNAARFVELADGCLYYRTGDLAWADAQGCLHYLGRDDQQIKLSGHRLELGQIEAALMQVPEVVNAVVAVQVDPPRLIAWLQLDGEPATSQLLDRQVARLLPAHVRIDEYRRIDLWPRTPSGKIDRKALANVGEALERRSTPQPVVQLTALERQLIELFQAVIGRDIEPEQTFFEAGATSLGLMRLHGRYAAELPHKVTMADLFEHVTVRRLAAHLSTAPVEVAERVRLSDAGHQPMAIIGMSVNVAGAQNLSEFWAMVQGNELGIEHFAAEEGLIGARSQLAGMLDFDPEYFGISRQEARLMDPQQRHLLMACVQALQHAAIVPSADGPRIGLIASCGETTYFQQMLRETAEDDLPDGFQLALHHDKDFLATKAAYHLDLNGPALSVQAACGSSLIAVHLASSMLRQGDSDVMLAAGVLIDPTLTEGYRHRSQHIFSADGLCRPFSDDASGTLGASGYGVVVLKPLARARADGDRIYALLEGSALNNDGRAKMSYTAPSVAGQSAVIRDALNRAGLSGADIGYIEAHGTGTLLGDPIEVAALTKAFGDAPAGSCALASVKSQIGHLGAAAGVVGLIRASLSVFHGVLPPNLGFGRINPQIDLEHSPFYVPTTSRPWPQGRRRLAGVSSFGIGGTNAHVIVGAAPKAQEEGEETLPLLMISAHGRTELLRDIAAIHEYLQTNPGQHTALLRHLQSGRRQLRWRFAMVCRAGDEIPLQPTSIKEITASGAQLIARDQAPQELLDAWYEGANIQWPQRSAPPPWDLPPSSFDLQPYRFQTPVAAQPDAPALERQSLADWFHQRQWVRTRRLSGITTAGSREVLILCSHEAPESTLLASLSAVYRRVIQVRAGNGFKRLSPDRFELDPLDTDALNRLLAEVAEPDLGELDWLHALPLAVSGAVTEQSLDLAQWACLDTVSALMQAWGQTARTTRLRLWLMSWQACPVDGEVQRPELAALAGITEVVPQEYPVRCHWLDWPSSRLETQGAVLAALLADPSSLPRRMAVREGYLWQPRLMPQPLTGPATTPLLPEDGTFLVLGGSGGIGRTLCEHLLQAPARRVVLISRQGQLPESLAAYNSRIDCIKADIADLAHWPQVLDQLAVRYGRLSGVIHAAGVGAGSLIRHRDAGQMAEAMAAKTRGMLAVEALIEHLKPGFVLYCSSMSALFGGAGHLDYAAASGVLDGFTHYRPNPADTCLRLGINWDIWRDIGMATTSNGGDAAHLEHLTVGLSAQEGCRVFDLAMATQLPQLLISTTGIDTARRFYPVRHGAVAAEVEAPKGVDLSARLRECLCKWLGVAELEDDDSLYDLGADSLTLLDLIDELQAATGEVFQLSQFSHKVSLNEVLGLVSTATGEEAAAVTLHGWHDAVRIDQWHAGAGRDWLYLIHPVGGDVQAYRELVSALPAELGVCVIADPALRLPQLPNISVEERGLWYLEAIKAHLPHGSTWRLAGWSFGAWVAQALCHQAQAEGFRQPLLYLIDPPAPDAGVELAGIDEQTIEQVFQREFAQRWPAVEGQGLAEERQAYLQRLTVCCRNNMTSMIDFQPPALATTAVRLFIAGHANPYGLGNAWNPDDLQRSWQALLPQLRSRQTLDTDHYGIVAGRWARLLAEVIGTDEPAP; translated from the coding sequence ATGAGTGCGCCCAAAGACATGCCGTTGCTCGCGCGTTTTGCCGAGCACGTGCGAAATAATCCGCAAGCCCCGGCAGTGATCGACCAGTCGCTCACGCTGACCTATGCCGAACTGGCCAGCACCAGCGAACGCATTGCCCGAGGATTGCTGGCACGGGGTGTCGAACCCGGCCAGTCGCTAGCGTTGTGCATGCCACGCTGCTGGCAGTGGCTGGCGGCAATTCTCGGCGCGTTGAAAGTCGGCGCGGTGGTGGTGCCGCTGGATCGGGCGAGCCCGCGCAAACGTCGGGAGTTGATGCTGGCGGATGCGGCGTGTGTCGGCCTGATTACCCTGGAAGAAGAACCGCTTTGGTCGCCTTCTTTGTGGCAAACCGGCATCGAGACCTTGCTCGATCAACCTGACGCTCCGCCGCAAACACTGGCCGAAGACTTTGCCGAGGTAATGTTCCTGTTCTACACCTCGGGCACCACCGGCACGCCGAAAGCGGTCGAGGTGGGCGAGCGCGGTCTGCTGCGGCTGGCGCACACCGACGGCTATATCGAGATTTACCCGACGGACCGGTTTGCCTGCCTGTCCAACCCGGCATTCGATGCGTGCAGTTTCGAACTGTGGGCGCCGCTGCTCAACGGTGGTTGCTGCGTGATGATCGCCGACGAGGACGTGCTGGATGGGCGTCGACTGGCCGAGGTGCTGGAGCGCACGCAAGTCGACAACCTGTTCATGACGGTGTCGCTGTTCAACACGTTGATTGCCGAATGGCCGTCGTGTTTTTCCAGTGTGCGTCAGGTGCTGATCGGCGGTGAGCAGATCAGCCCCGCTGCTGTTCGTGGGTGGTATCGCACCAATCCCGAGAGCCGCTGCCGGATTTTCAACGTCTATGGCCCCACCGAGTGCACCACGTTTGCCTTGTGCTGGCCGATCAGCCGCGACTTTGCCGGTGACTCGGCGCCCATAGGCCGACCGTTGCCGGACACCGGTGTGTGGGTGCTGGATGAGCAACAACGGCCGGTGCCGGCGGGCGAGGTGGGCGAGCTGTATTTGAGTGGCAGCGGCGTCGCTCGAGGCTACCGCAACCGGCCCGAAGAAACGGCTCGCCAGTTCGTCCGTTTACCCGACCTCGACGGGGGGGCGCAGGTGCATTACCGCTCCGGCGATCTGGTGCGGTGCAATGCCGAAGGCTTGATCGAGTACCTGGGACGGGTCGACCGACAGGTGAAGATTCGCGGTTTCCGCATCGAACCGGGGGAGGTGGAGCAACGGATGCTGGAGCATCCGGGCGTGGCTCAGGTGTATGTCTGCACCCGGCGTCTGGCGGCGGAAGATCATCAGCTGCTGGCGTTTGTCGTGCCGCGCGGGAATCTGGACTATCACGCGTTCGAAACTCACCTGCGGGCACAACTGGCGCCATATATGCGGCCGCATCAGTTGTTCCTGCTGGAGCGCCTGCCGCTGACGGCCAATGGCAAGATCGACCGCGACGGCTTGCTGGCCCAAGGGTTGAGTCCTTGGCATCCAGTCTTGACGGCAACGGATAACGAGAGCGCTTCACCGGCGCTGGACTGGTTATTGAGTCAGGCCCGTTCGCTGCTCGGCCAACCCGCTCTGAGTGCGCAGGACGACTGGCTGGCCAGCGGCGGCGATTCGCTCAAGGCCATGCGCCTGCGTTCGGCAATCCGTGTTCGTTGGCAGCGCGAGATTGCTATCGACACGTTGCTCAACGAGCCTTTCTCGTCATTGGCCGAACGACTGACCGGTCAAATCACCTGCGATTCGATCTACCCGCCGGCGCCTCCGATCAGTAGCGCCAAACGCCTGCCGGCCACCGCCGAACAGCGCCGCTTGTGGCTGTTGCAACAACGCTCGCCGACCTCGACCGCCTACAGCGTGCCGCTGATTCTGCATCTGGCGGCGGGCGTTGATGTCGCGGCGCTGGCCGAGGCCGTGGGGCGTCTGGTGCTGCGCCATCCGGGATTGCGCACGGCTTTTGCGCCCGGTACCGATGGACTTGATCAGGTCATCGCCGAGCAGGGGCCGACCTGTCGCACCTTCGCGGTCGGGCATTTCACCGAGGATAACTGGCAGGCCTTCGCTGAATGGGTGTTCGCCGCGCCATTCGAGCTGACCACCCCGAACCTGTTTCAGTCCTGGTTGTTGCCGTTCGCCGATGGCAGCTGTCGGCTGTTGCTGAACCTGCACCACATCATCGTCGATGGCTGGTCGGTGAACCTGTTGTTCGACGACCTGGTGCAGCTCTATGCCGACATCCTGCAAGGCCACGACAGCCCGATGCCAGCTGCCCGATTGACGACGCTAGAGTTTGGTCAGTGGCAACGCCAGTGGAGCGTCCATCCGCATTATCGCGACCAGCGCCGCGCACTCGCCGAGTTGCATCGCCGTCAGGAAGAACCGTCGCCGGCCCTGATGCCAATGCGCAAAATCAGCCCGGACGCCCGTTTGCACCGGGAACCCTTGGGCGCCATCCGAAGCGCAGCCCTCGAACGCTTTTGCACCCAACAACGACTGACCCGTTTCGAAGTGCTGTTCAGTGTCTTCGCCTGGAGCCTGTACGCCCTGACCGGGTGCGAGCGACCACGGATCGCCAGCCCGGTGTCCAACCGACCGCTGGTGGAGTTCGAAGATACCGTCGGCATGTTTGCCAACACCGTGTTGATTCCCACCACCGTTGAACACGGATTCACGCTGAACGAGCAGTTGCGCAAACAGACCGCCACCGTGCGCGAAGTGCTGGCGTTGCAGGACGTGGCGCTGGCGGATCTGGTGGAAGACCTGCGGCTGTCGTCGAACCCTTCTTTGTTCGATTTCATGTTCGTGCTGGAAAACACCGATTACGCCGCGTTGGCTGACTCGAACCTGCGCGCCACGCTGGAATTCAACGAGCAGTTGCACGCCAAGTGCCCGCTGACCTTGTTGATGGTCGGCAGCGGGTCGCAACTGCAATGCTGGTGGGAATATCAGTGCGGCTACTTCGATGCCGAACAGATGCGGGCTGTGAGTGCGCTGTTCCGTCGAGGGCTGGATCTGTTGCTGGAAAGCCCGGCGGCCAGGCTCGATGATTTGCTCGGTCCGTATCGACGCAGCCTGCCACCGGCCAGCGAAGGTCTGAAGATTGCACTGCCGTTCAACACACTGGCGGACGGGTTCGAGCATCAAGTGCATTGCACGCCGCAGGCGGTCGCGCTGGTTCAAGGCCCGCAGCACCTCAGCTACAGCGAATTGAATACGCTGGCCGATGCTCTGGCAGCAACGCTGGTCGAGCGTCATCCATTGCCGACCGGGAACGCGCCGCTGCACGTCGTACTGTTCCTCGATGCCTCTGTGGAGCACATCGTCGCCTTGCTGGCGCTGGCCAAACTCAACCTGACCGCCGTGCCGCTGGACCCTGCCTATCCGGTGGCGATCCAGCGGCAGGTGCTGGAGCAGGCGCAGCCGCATTGTGTGCTGTTCAGCGACACGACGGCGGCCGCGCTGGATGACCTGAACGCCGGACGATTTGTCACGCATCGGGTCGATCTGAACGCCAATGCCGGATCGTTCGAGCGTCCGCGCCACGCCGGTGAACGGCCGCTGTACACGCTGTTCACCTCCGGATCGACCGGCACGCCCAAAGGTGTGCAGGTGTCGGAGCGCACCCTGTGCAACCTGCTGCAATGGCAGCGCAGCGAAGGGCAGTTGCCGGCGAAAGCGGTAACCCTGCAGTTCTCGATGCTGTCGTTCGATGTGTCGTTTCAGGAGATTTTCAGCACTCTGTGCGGTGGCGGTTGTTATCACCTGATCACACCGCGCTGGCGTCAGGATGCCGAGGCGTTGCTGGATTACATGGTCGAGGCGCGGATCGAGCGTCTGTTCCTGCCGTACGTGGCCCTGCAGCATCTGGCGCAAACCGCGGTGGCCCGTGGCATTTATCCGTCGGCGTTGCGTGAGGTGATCACGGCCGGTGAGCAATTGCTCTGCACGGAGGCTTTGCGCGACTGGTTTGGTGGCATGCCGCAGGCCTCGCTGTTCAACCACTACGGTCCGACCGAAACCCACGTGGTCAGCGCCTTGCGCCTGCCGCCCGTGGCGCGGGACTGGCCGTTGCGCGCGCCGATCGGCCATGCCGTCGGTAATGCGCGGCTGTTGCTGGTCGATGAGCATGACCGCCCGGTGCCGATGGGCAGTCGCGGCTATCTGCTGGTGGCCGGGCCGATGGTTGCCCGCTGCTATCTGGCAGATCCTGCGCTGAACGCTGCGCGGTTTGTCGAACTGGCGGATGGCTGTTTGTACTACCGCACCGGCGATCTGGCGTGGGCCGATGCCCAGGGCTGCCTGCATTACCTGGGACGTGACGATCAGCAGATCAAACTCAGCGGCCATCGTCTGGAACTGGGGCAGATCGAGGCGGCGCTGATGCAGGTGCCGGAAGTGGTCAACGCGGTGGTCGCGGTGCAGGTCGATCCGCCGAGGCTGATCGCCTGGCTGCAACTCGATGGCGAACCTGCAACCTCGCAATTGCTGGATCGTCAGGTCGCGCGTCTGCTGCCGGCCCATGTGCGGATCGATGAATACCGACGGATCGACCTCTGGCCACGCACCCCCAGCGGCAAGATCGACCGCAAGGCCTTGGCGAATGTTGGCGAGGCGCTGGAGCGGCGCAGCACGCCACAACCGGTTGTTCAATTGACCGCGCTGGAACGACAACTGATCGAGTTGTTCCAGGCTGTGATCGGCCGTGACATCGAGCCGGAGCAGACCTTCTTCGAGGCCGGCGCCACCAGTCTCGGTCTGATGCGTTTGCATGGGCGTTACGCCGCAGAGTTGCCGCACAAGGTGACGATGGCCGATCTGTTCGAACACGTCACGGTGCGGCGTCTGGCGGCGCATCTGTCGACCGCACCGGTGGAGGTGGCGGAGCGTGTAAGGCTTTCCGATGCAGGCCATCAGCCGATGGCGATCATCGGCATGTCGGTGAATGTGGCCGGGGCGCAGAACCTGTCCGAGTTCTGGGCGATGGTGCAAGGCAATGAGTTGGGCATCGAGCACTTTGCTGCCGAAGAAGGCTTGATCGGCGCCCGCAGTCAGCTGGCCGGCATGCTCGATTTCGATCCCGAGTACTTCGGTATCAGCCGCCAGGAAGCGCGCCTGATGGACCCACAACAGCGGCATCTGCTGATGGCGTGCGTGCAGGCCCTGCAACACGCGGCCATCGTCCCGTCGGCCGATGGCCCGCGCATCGGCCTGATCGCCAGTTGCGGCGAAACCACCTACTTCCAGCAGATGCTGCGCGAAACCGCCGAAGACGATCTGCCGGACGGTTTTCAGCTGGCGCTGCATCACGACAAGGACTTTCTGGCGACCAAAGCTGCGTATCACCTGGACCTCAACGGCCCGGCCCTGAGCGTGCAGGCCGCTTGCGGCAGTTCGCTGATCGCCGTGCACCTGGCCAGTTCGATGCTGCGTCAGGGCGACAGTGACGTGATGCTCGCGGCCGGGGTGCTGATCGATCCGACCCTGACCGAGGGCTACCGGCATCGCTCGCAGCACATCTTTTCCGCCGATGGTCTGTGTCGTCCGTTCAGCGACGACGCCAGCGGCACCCTTGGCGCCAGTGGTTACGGGGTGGTGGTACTCAAACCGCTGGCCAGGGCGCGAGCCGATGGCGACCGGATCTACGCGCTGCTCGAAGGCTCGGCGTTGAACAACGATGGCCGGGCCAAGATGAGTTACACCGCACCGTCGGTGGCCGGGCAGAGTGCGGTTATCCGCGATGCCTTGAACCGCGCCGGGTTGAGCGGTGCCGACATCGGCTACATCGAAGCCCACGGCACCGGCACCTTGCTGGGCGATCCGATCGAAGTTGCGGCGTTGACCAAGGCTTTCGGCGATGCGCCGGCCGGCAGTTGCGCGTTGGCCTCGGTGAAGAGCCAGATCGGTCATCTGGGCGCGGCGGCGGGGGTGGTCGGGCTGATTCGTGCCAGTCTGTCGGTGTTCCATGGCGTGCTGCCGCCGAACCTCGGTTTTGGCCGGATCAACCCGCAGATCGATCTGGAGCATTCGCCGTTCTATGTGCCGACCACGTCCCGGCCATGGCCGCAAGGGCGGCGTCGGCTGGCCGGTGTCAGTAGTTTCGGGATTGGCGGGACCAATGCGCATGTCATCGTCGGCGCTGCGCCCAAGGCGCAGGAAGAGGGCGAGGAAACACTGCCGCTGCTGATGATCTCGGCCCATGGCCGAACGGAACTGCTGCGCGATATCGCGGCGATTCACGAATATCTGCAAACGAACCCGGGCCAGCACACCGCGTTGTTGCGGCACTTGCAGTCAGGTCGTCGGCAACTGCGTTGGCGCTTCGCGATGGTCTGCCGGGCAGGTGATGAGATTCCGTTGCAGCCAACTTCGATCAAGGAAATCACCGCTTCCGGCGCGCAGTTGATCGCCCGTGATCAAGCGCCGCAGGAACTGCTCGACGCCTGGTACGAAGGCGCGAATATCCAGTGGCCGCAGCGCTCGGCACCGCCACCCTGGGACTTGCCGCCGTCGTCGTTCGATCTTCAGCCGTATCGCTTCCAGACGCCTGTAGCTGCTCAACCTGATGCACCAGCCCTGGAGCGACAATCGCTGGCGGACTGGTTCCACCAACGTCAGTGGGTGCGCACCCGGCGACTGAGCGGGATAACTACGGCCGGATCCCGTGAAGTGCTGATCCTGTGCAGCCACGAAGCGCCCGAATCGACCTTGCTCGCGAGCCTGAGCGCCGTGTACCGACGCGTGATTCAGGTCCGCGCGGGCAACGGCTTCAAACGCTTGAGTCCGGACCGTTTCGAGTTGGATCCTCTGGACACTGATGCCCTGAACCGGTTGCTCGCCGAAGTTGCTGAACCTGATCTCGGTGAACTCGACTGGCTGCATGCCTTGCCGCTGGCGGTGTCGGGCGCGGTCACCGAGCAATCGCTGGATCTGGCGCAGTGGGCCTGCCTGGATACGGTCAGCGCGCTGATGCAGGCCTGGGGGCAGACCGCGCGCACGACCCGTCTGCGCTTATGGTTGATGTCATGGCAGGCCTGCCCGGTGGACGGCGAAGTGCAACGTCCCGAGTTGGCAGCACTGGCCGGCATCACCGAAGTGGTGCCGCAGGAATACCCGGTGCGTTGCCACTGGCTGGACTGGCCGTCGTCGCGCCTCGAAACCCAAGGCGCAGTGCTGGCGGCATTGCTGGCCGATCCTTCATCGTTGCCTCGGCGAATGGCGGTGCGCGAAGGTTACCTCTGGCAGCCACGCCTGATGCCTCAGCCATTGACCGGCCCGGCAACCACGCCGCTTTTACCGGAAGATGGAACGTTCCTTGTGCTGGGCGGCAGCGGTGGCATCGGTCGGACCTTGTGCGAACACCTGCTCCAGGCACCAGCGCGCCGTGTGGTGCTGATCTCGCGCCAAGGGCAATTGCCTGAGTCACTGGCGGCTTACAACTCGCGGATCGATTGCATCAAAGCGGATATCGCCGACCTCGCGCACTGGCCGCAGGTCCTCGATCAACTGGCGGTTCGTTACGGTCGTCTGAGCGGGGTGATCCATGCGGCGGGTGTGGGGGCGGGCAGTCTGATCCGTCATCGCGATGCCGGGCAAATGGCCGAGGCGATGGCCGCCAAGACCCGCGGCATGCTGGCGGTCGAGGCTTTGATCGAGCACCTGAAACCGGGTTTTGTTCTGTACTGTTCGTCAATGTCGGCACTGTTCGGCGGCGCGGGGCATCTGGACTACGCAGCGGCCAGCGGGGTGCTCGACGGCTTCACTCACTATCGCCCGAATCCGGCCGACACCTGCCTGCGCCTGGGGATCAACTGGGACATCTGGCGCGACATCGGCATGGCCACCACCAGCAACGGCGGAGACGCCGCACATCTGGAGCATCTGACGGTCGGTCTCTCGGCGCAAGAGGGCTGCCGGGTGTTCGATCTGGCGATGGCGACGCAGTTGCCGCAACTGCTGATTTCCACCACCGGCATCGACACGGCGCGGCGGTTTTATCCGGTTCGCCATGGTGCCGTGGCCGCGGAGGTCGAGGCGCCGAAGGGCGTGGATCTGTCGGCGCGCTTGCGTGAGTGTCTGTGCAAGTGGCTCGGCGTGGCCGAGCTGGAAGATGACGATTCGCTGTACGACCTGGGCGCGGATTCGTTGACGCTACTCGATCTGATCGACGAACTGCAGGCAGCCACCGGCGAGGTGTTCCAGTTGTCGCAATTCAGCCACAAGGTCAGCCTGAACGAGGTGCTGGGGCTGGTGTCGACCGCCACGGGTGAAGAGGCCGCGGCCGTGACACTGCACGGCTGGCACGACGCGGTGCGGATCGATCAGTGGCATGCCGGTGCCGGCCGCGATTGGCTGTACCTGATCCACCCGGTGGGTGGTGATGTTCAGGCTTATCGGGAACTGGTCTCGGCGCTGCCGGCGGAACTGGGCGTGTGCGTGATCGCCGACCCGGCGCTGCGCCTGCCGCAGTTGCCGAACATCAGCGTGGAGGAACGTGGACTCTGGTATCTGGAGGCGATCAAGGCCCATCTTCCGCACGGCAGCACTTGGCGTCTGGCCGGCTGGTCGTTCGGTGCATGGGTGGCGCAGGCGCTGTGTCATCAGGCCCAGGCTGAGGGCTTCAGGCAGCCGTTGTTGTACCTGATCGACCCGCCCGCGCCGGATGCCGGGGTGGAGCTGGCCGGCATCGACGAACAGACCATCGAGCAAGTGTTCCAGCGCGAGTTCGCCCAGCGCTGGCCGGCGGTCGAAGGGCAGGGCTTGGCCGAGGAACGTCAGGCGTATCTGCAACGGTTGACGGTGTGCTGCCGCAACAACATGACCAGCATGATCGACTTCCAGCCGCCGGCGCTGGCAACAACAGCAGTGCGACTGTTCATCGCCGGGCACGCCAATCCTTACGGGCTGGGCAATGCCTGGAATCCGGATGACCTGCAACGCAGCTGGCAGGCCTTGCTGCCGCAGTTGCGCAGCAGGCAAACCCTGGACACCGATCACTACGGCATCGTGGCGGGCCGCTGGGCGCGGTTGTTGGCCGAAGTTATCGGTACGGATGAGCCAGCGCCATGA
- a CDS encoding MbtH family protein: MNDAQLQFDVVINAQGQYSLWPAGKPMASGWSEAGMRGERQDCLDYINEHWIDMRPRSLREQSSLSFQ; this comes from the coding sequence ATGAATGACGCACAACTGCAATTCGATGTGGTGATCAACGCCCAGGGCCAGTATTCCCTGTGGCCGGCGGGCAAGCCGATGGCCAGCGGCTGGAGCGAGGCGGGGATGCGCGGTGAGCGCCAGGACTGCCTGGATTACATCAATGAACACTGGATCGACATGCGCCCGCGTTCGCTGCGCGAGCAGTCATCGCTGTCGTTCCAATAA
- a CDS encoding TauD/TfdA dioxygenase family protein: protein MDQLALKAIERIAAEQRAPYRHITVERITPIIGAEIGGVDLSQPLSNEQLAEIRRAFLENHVVVFRDQHLTVDEHKAFGRLFGELRALPVEDIDGDDPELVVIRANAQSRYVAGETWHTDGTADLAPSMGSMLYVKETPAIGTGGDTLFANMHLALEMLSPTMQQFLGELTAIHDGAIPWKGYEAPANLPKNEHPVVVRHPETGRKTLFVNSGFTSHIVQLSGGESQMLLNMLFDLVAREPVLSCRVRWTPNSLVFWDNRCTQHHAVWDYFPHSRYGERVTILGTQPKA, encoded by the coding sequence ATGGATCAGTTGGCACTCAAGGCAATCGAGCGCATCGCCGCAGAACAGCGTGCGCCTTATCGGCACATCACGGTCGAGCGGATCACGCCGATCATCGGCGCCGAGATTGGCGGCGTCGATCTTTCGCAACCGCTGAGCAACGAGCAACTCGCGGAAATCCGCCGGGCCTTTCTGGAGAACCACGTGGTGGTGTTTCGCGACCAGCACCTGACGGTGGACGAGCACAAGGCGTTTGGTCGGCTGTTCGGTGAGCTGCGGGCGCTGCCGGTGGAAGACATCGACGGCGATGACCCGGAGCTGGTGGTGATCCGCGCCAATGCTCAATCGCGCTACGTGGCCGGTGAAACCTGGCACACCGACGGCACCGCCGACCTGGCGCCGTCCATGGGCTCGATGCTGTACGTCAAGGAAACCCCGGCCATCGGCACGGGCGGCGATACGCTGTTCGCCAACATGCACCTGGCGCTGGAAATGCTGTCGCCGACGATGCAGCAGTTTCTCGGCGAATTGACCGCGATCCACGACGGCGCAATTCCTTGGAAGGGTTATGAAGCGCCGGCCAACCTGCCGAAAAACGAACACCCGGTGGTGGTTCGCCACCCGGAAACCGGGCGCAAAACGCTGTTCGTCAATTCCGGGTTCACGTCGCACATCGTCCAGTTATCCGGCGGCGAAAGTCAGATGCTGTTGAACATGCTTTTCGATCTGGTGGCCCGAGAGCCGGTTTTGAGTTGTCGTGTGCGTTGGACGCCGAACAGCTTGGTGTTCTGGGATAACCGCTGCACCCAGCACCATGCGGTCTGGGATTATTTCCCGCATTCGCGGTATGGCGAGCGGGTGACGATTCTGGGGACGCAGCCCAAGGCGTGA
- a CDS encoding GSCFA domain-containing protein, whose translation MNPYQCLPPRAFWRTAVADKPALNIDQLWTPQFEIGNKDAIVTAGSCFAQHIGRALVERGMNWLDAEPAPAGLAETDWKAHNYGVFSFRTGNLYTPAMLCQWLEWALGVSLPPDETWAHDGRFFDPFRPAVEPDGFASEDALFASRQATLDAIRTALRRAKVFVFTLGLTEAWQNRQTGLVYPVCPGTVRGTFDPQLHRFCNFGFMDTYGEMVRALELMRSINPQLRVLLTVSPVPLTATATGEHVLSATTYSKSVLRAVAGQLCEDLCDVDYFPSYEIITGTPFKGAFYQPNQREVTPEGVAFVMQQFFAGLDAVQPVPTPVIVPSTCMPSEELVCEDAVLDYYA comes from the coding sequence GTGAATCCTTATCAATGCCTGCCACCCCGCGCGTTCTGGCGCACCGCCGTGGCGGACAAGCCCGCGCTGAACATCGATCAACTGTGGACGCCGCAATTCGAGATTGGCAACAAGGACGCCATCGTCACCGCCGGCTCGTGTTTCGCTCAGCACATCGGCCGGGCGCTGGTGGAACGCGGCATGAACTGGCTGGATGCAGAGCCGGCCCCGGCCGGACTGGCCGAAACCGACTGGAAGGCCCACAACTACGGGGTTTTCTCGTTTCGCACCGGCAATCTGTACACCCCGGCGATGCTCTGCCAATGGCTCGAATGGGCGCTGGGCGTGAGCCTGCCGCCCGACGAAACCTGGGCCCATGACGGGCGTTTCTTCGACCCGTTCCGCCCCGCCGTGGAGCCCGACGGTTTTGCCAGCGAGGACGCGCTGTTCGCATCGCGCCAAGCCACCCTCGACGCGATCCGCACAGCCCTGCGCCGGGCCAAAGTGTTCGTGTTTACCCTCGGCCTGACCGAAGCCTGGCAAAACCGTCAGACCGGTCTGGTGTACCCCGTGTGCCCCGGCACCGTGCGGGGGACCTTCGATCCGCAGCTGCATCGCTTCTGCAACTTCGGCTTCATGGACACCTACGGCGAGATGGTCAGGGCACTGGAGTTGATGCGTTCGATCAACCCGCAACTGCGCGTGCTGCTCACCGTGTCACCGGTGCCCCTGACAGCGACCGCCACGGGTGAGCATGTGCTGAGCGCCACCACCTATTCCAAATCGGTCCTGCGCGCCGTCGCCGGGCAGCTATGTGAAGACCTGTGCGACGTCGACTATTTCCCCTCCTACGAAATCATCACCGGCACACCGTTCAAGGGCGCGTTCTACCAGCCCAACCAGCGTGAGGTCACACCCGAAGGCGTGGCATTCGTCATGCAGCAGTTTTTCGCCGGACTCGATGCCGTTCAACCGGTGCCGACGCCGGTCATCGTGCCCTCCACCTGCATGCCCAGCGAGGAGCTTGTCTGTGAAGACGCCGTGCTCGATTACTACGCCTAG